The DNA region ACAAGACTGGTGAACATGATATTCAGTTCAGTATGCGGGAGGATGGTTTTGAAATGGATCAGTTTATCCTAACCAAGGATAGCTCTTTTCATCCAGCGAAGAAAAGTGAGGTTGTGGCTGATCAAGATGTATTGGCCATGGTGAAAGAAGTAAGGCCAAGTGCTAAAATATACCCTGCTCAGACCTTTAAGAGTACTAAAAATACTTTTTATAATGATAAAAAATGGTTAGCAATTAACCCGGAGAAATTTAATGAGGCTGAAGCTTCTCTTGATTTTGAGGGTCCAGAAGGTAACTATGACGTACTTCTTTTTACGGTTGGTGAAAATGACGGTCGTTCTATATACACTTTGAAAAAAAACGATGAGAGTTTTCAGGATTTTAGAACTCCGCTAAGCAGTAATATGTTTGAGGAAGGGTTGGAATATGTAAAAGTATATTCCAATATTGAATTGAAGAATAATGATGCCATTGGCTTAAAGGCGGTTCCAAAGAGTAAAGATGGTAAAGAATTTAGCCGTGCCCGTTGGAGTGGGTTGGTATTGGTAAAGGCGGGTACTGGTAAAAAGCTGTTGGAGGAAATACAGCAGAAAATGGCAGACCAGACCAATTTAAAGATTACGGGAGAACTTAAAAAGTGGCACAAGGTAACTCTAACTTTTGATGGGCCAAGTACTTCTGAGGATGCAGATTACAATCCTTTTATGAACTATCGTTTTAATGTAACCTTTACGCACAAGCAGAGTGAAAAGTCTTTTGTTGTACCGGGTTATTATGCGGCAGATGGTGATGCCGGACAATCTTCTTCCATCAAAGGAAACAAATGGCGTGTGCATTTTGCTCCCGATGAAATAGGAGAGTGGACTTATACTGTTGATTTTAGAAAAGGCAACTATTCTGCGGTAAGTACAAAATCCAATACGGGTGTCAGTGCTGGCTTTATGGACGGAGCAAGTGGAACGTTCAATATAGAAAAAACCGATAAATCTGGTGCGGATTTTAGAGGAAAAGGAAGGTTGCAATATGTTGGCGAACGTTATTTGAAGTTTGCCGAGACAGGTGAATACTTCTTAAAGCAAGGTCCTGATGCTCCCGAAAATTTCTTGTCCTATGTAGATTTGGACGGTACGTTTAAGGATGATGGTCATAAGGATAAGATGGTGAAAACATGGTCTGCACATTTACAGGATTATAAGCAGAATGACCCAACCTGGAAGAATGGCAAGGGAAAAGCTATTATTGGGGCATTGAATTATTTGGCTTCAAAAGGTTTGAATTCGGTTTCGTTTTTGACCAACAATATAGCAGGTGATGACCAGAACGTTTTTCCATATGTTGATTATGATACGTATGACCGAATAGATGTTTCCAAAATGGACCAGTGGGAAATTATTTTTGAGCATGCACAAAAGCTAGGTCTTTTTCTTCATTTTAAACTTTTAGAAGTAGAAAACCAAGGACTTTTGGATAATGGGGGGGTTGGTGCAAATACAAAATTGTACTACCGTGAGATAATGGCGCGTTTTGGACATCATTTAGCACTTAACTGGAATCTTTGCGAGGAAAATGGCGAATG from Zobellia alginiliquefaciens includes:
- a CDS encoding DUF5060 domain-containing protein, whose product is MKQQKWKSIVKSHFLLALSLSFFQTQANQPKSNTETKGKVVVEAEDFYDQSHTDKRKWYVIDAAYGAKMKSLEHNLHFKAANGEKYIEILPDTRTNHDEKLIVGENFSNEPGKMGVLHYKVNFSETGRYYVWVRAFSSGTEDNGVHVGVDGTWPESGQRMQWCEGKDAWTWGNSQRTEERHCGVPGFIYIDIDKTGEHDIQFSMREDGFEMDQFILTKDSSFHPAKKSEVVADQDVLAMVKEVRPSAKIYPAQTFKSTKNTFYNDKKWLAINPEKFNEAEASLDFEGPEGNYDVLLFTVGENDGRSIYTLKKNDESFQDFRTPLSSNMFEEGLEYVKVYSNIELKNNDAIGLKAVPKSKDGKEFSRARWSGLVLVKAGTGKKLLEEIQQKMADQTNLKITGELKKWHKVTLTFDGPSTSEDADYNPFMNYRFNVTFTHKQSEKSFVVPGYYAADGDAGQSSSIKGNKWRVHFAPDEIGEWTYTVDFRKGNYSAVSTKSNTGVSAGFMDGASGTFNIEKTDKSGADFRGKGRLQYVGERYLKFAETGEYFLKQGPDAPENFLSYVDLDGTFKDDGHKDKMVKTWSAHLQDYKQNDPTWKNGKGKAIIGALNYLASKGLNSVSFLTNNIAGDDQNVFPYVDYDTYDRIDVSKMDQWEIIFEHAQKLGLFLHFKLLEVENQGLLDNGGVGANTKLYYREIMARFGHHLALNWNLCEENGEWVKNPTTPPQEEEQRLAMTTYFKKNDPYHHHLVIHNGKDFVDLLGPESGLTGPSVQTNKTDFSRVHGQVLHWLDESKKAGFQWAVAVDEPGDAQHSLITDAENPDHDNARRNGLWGTFMAGGWGNEWYFGYAHPHSDLTCEDYRSRDLFWDQAVNAVKFFKDNDIPFWETENRNDLVGNSDNKNTVYCLAKENEVYAVYLNSVPTAALDLSNASGDFEVLWFNPKKGGELRKSKVKKVSGGSVVELGKSPDKKQQDWAILVRRAK